A single region of the Marinobacter salinisoli genome encodes:
- a CDS encoding fatty acyl-CoA reductase, translated as MTPQPNQSSHPSSPAPSLTRTTLSGKRILLTGTTGFLGKVILEKLIRDVPDLGELVLLIRGNRKYPCAKARFHAEVATSSVFDRLRETEPARLNTFLDQRIQCVGGEITQPRFGMEQDDYQALTQSVDVVINSAASVNFREALDTALSINAMCLHNLADFAEDAGQIPVIQISTCYVNGYNRGSIAESVAPPTSGLIPRDANGHFAVESTLVTLRQQCDALKERITEPEALAEALTELGQREAHRYGWGDTYTFTKWLGEQILLNRLKGRTLTIVRPSVIESCLQGPRPGWIEGVKVTDAILLAYARGKVSLFPGRKAGVVDIIPADLVANAVILSVAEALREPGQSRIYQSCSGTQNPLIVRDYVPTICGEVKDNWQKYPHLTRKGPKKQMTLVNKHLFVALIQVLRGVFTVADRLRLRTANNKSKALEAVETTLKLTRIYSTYTSPNYVFSSDRLMALAAKMGEADQSLFPVDAALIDWHEYFTKIHVAGLNQYGLEERKVTPPRPAQTTTATEDVADTTPA; from the coding sequence ATGACCCCACAGCCGAACCAGTCATCGCATCCGTCGTCGCCAGCGCCATCTCTCACCCGCACCACGCTGTCGGGCAAACGTATTCTGTTGACGGGAACCACCGGCTTCCTGGGCAAGGTCATACTCGAGAAGCTGATTCGGGACGTGCCGGATCTTGGCGAACTGGTGCTGCTGATTCGTGGCAACCGCAAATACCCCTGCGCCAAGGCCCGCTTTCACGCCGAAGTGGCAACCTCCTCCGTGTTCGATCGCCTGCGCGAAACCGAACCGGCACGCCTGAACACCTTTCTGGATCAACGCATTCAGTGTGTCGGCGGGGAGATCACCCAGCCACGCTTTGGCATGGAACAGGATGACTACCAGGCACTGACGCAATCCGTCGACGTGGTCATCAACTCAGCGGCGTCGGTCAATTTCCGCGAAGCCCTCGACACCGCGCTTTCCATCAACGCCATGTGCCTGCATAACCTTGCGGATTTTGCCGAGGATGCCGGGCAAATCCCGGTCATCCAGATTTCCACCTGCTACGTTAACGGCTACAACCGCGGCAGCATTGCAGAGAGCGTGGCGCCACCCACCTCCGGTCTGATCCCCCGAGATGCCAACGGTCACTTCGCCGTGGAAAGCACCCTGGTGACCCTGCGACAACAATGCGATGCGCTGAAAGAACGCATTACCGAGCCAGAGGCACTCGCGGAAGCCCTCACAGAGCTGGGCCAGCGCGAAGCACACCGCTATGGCTGGGGCGACACCTACACCTTCACCAAATGGCTGGGAGAGCAGATTCTGCTGAATCGGCTGAAAGGCAGAACCCTCACCATCGTGCGGCCATCGGTAATCGAAAGCTGCCTGCAGGGGCCCAGGCCGGGCTGGATTGAGGGGGTGAAAGTGACCGATGCCATCCTGCTGGCATACGCACGGGGCAAGGTGTCCCTGTTTCCCGGCCGCAAAGCGGGCGTTGTCGATATCATTCCGGCCGATCTGGTTGCCAATGCAGTCATCCTGAGCGTGGCCGAGGCGCTGCGCGAGCCGGGACAATCGCGCATCTACCAGAGCTGTAGCGGCACCCAGAATCCGCTGATCGTCCGTGACTATGTGCCCACCATCTGTGGCGAAGTGAAGGACAACTGGCAAAAGTACCCGCACCTGACCCGAAAGGGGCCAAAAAAGCAGATGACGCTGGTGAATAAGCATCTGTTCGTGGCCCTGATTCAGGTGCTGCGAGGTGTGTTCACGGTCGCCGACCGCTTGCGTCTGCGCACAGCCAACAACAAGTCGAAGGCGCTTGAGGCCGTAGAAACCACCCTCAAACTCACGCGCATCTACAGCACCTACACCAGCCCTAACTACGTGTTCAGCAGTGACCGCCTGATGGCCCTCGCGGCAAAGATGGGAGAGGCCGACCAGAGCCTGTTCCCGGTGGATGCGGCGCTGATCGACTGGCACGAGTACTTCACCAAAATTCACGTAGCCGGGCTCAACCAATACGGCCTGGAAGAGCGTAAAGTGACGCCGCCACGCCCCGCCCAAACAACCACCGCCACCGAAGACGTGGCCGACACAACGCCGGCCTGA
- a CDS encoding YbcC family protein, translating to MTATAMGNPSIQPEVREAIQHACDSIAPTWPLDRMIAVNPYWQQVHQPFSEVAATLDRLAGSPMAMPMRYYRNLWQAGVIQRDHLNQCLAEQSSALSVEAMIEALEEPGAEPTPAPLLCDALDQQRDLLHEPAWCDTITHQIAQFCAAYFDREQADWHPNQSAELYSAWRHTLSQDHSVALLMKAPDIPRRARALAEDPETRIQQALEQLAPEPEQWPAYLQAVLLRISGWASGCAYRRWQARLEGGDDHTLIDLLAIRLSWESLIDDGKRHPGSVFNRWHSAWLEHFQAEDRADRVIRQLWQRAHEISYQQTLFQALAAHPSEPVSQTSPDVQAVFCIDVRSEVFRRHLEGQSKHIQTSGFAGFFGLPISYRPLGTEARRPQLPGLLAPALDITDTTGDPAADDQLVQQRQQSLKNRLNWRAFTSVPASAFTLVETLGLGYVSKLIKRSAPGAGGMKKEHGWSSGSDHTARPSLITALGNDLEAKTDLATRVLKGMNLTRDFAPLVLLVGHGSQTENNPQRAGLDCGACCGQTGEVNARALAALLNDTEVRLALRHNGINVPGDTWFIAGLHNTTTDEVTLFDTGETPAALTAKLGTLTDQLAAAGQAARRERASALGLKHLEDSPEKLHKAVKRRANDWAQTRPEWGLANNAAFVVAPRARTRGLPLYGRSFLHDYDHHTDPGGELLEQIMTAPMVVTHWINMQYYASTVDNQRYGSGNKTLHNVVGGRLGVFEGNGGDLRIGLAWQSIHDGEEFRHEPLRLTVVINAPRASIERVMAKHEVVRQLVNNRWLYLARMEGDDVEIYQPGTAQPWCLSATGLPARNQM from the coding sequence ATGACCGCAACCGCCATGGGCAATCCCAGCATCCAGCCAGAGGTGCGCGAGGCCATCCAGCATGCCTGTGACAGCATCGCGCCGACCTGGCCCCTGGACCGTATGATTGCCGTCAACCCCTACTGGCAGCAGGTACACCAGCCGTTCAGCGAGGTCGCAGCGACGCTGGATCGATTGGCGGGCTCCCCGATGGCAATGCCGATGCGCTATTACCGCAACCTCTGGCAGGCCGGGGTTATTCAGCGCGATCACCTGAACCAGTGCCTTGCCGAGCAGTCGTCGGCGCTGAGCGTTGAGGCAATGATTGAAGCGCTCGAGGAACCGGGTGCGGAACCCACTCCGGCACCGCTGCTTTGCGATGCCCTGGACCAACAGCGGGACCTGCTTCACGAGCCGGCGTGGTGTGACACCATCACCCACCAGATCGCCCAGTTCTGCGCCGCCTATTTCGACCGGGAGCAGGCCGACTGGCACCCGAATCAGAGCGCGGAGCTGTACAGCGCCTGGCGCCACACCCTCAGCCAGGACCACAGCGTGGCCCTGCTGATGAAGGCGCCAGACATCCCCCGCAGGGCCCGGGCACTGGCCGAAGACCCGGAAACCCGGATCCAACAGGCGCTGGAACAACTGGCGCCAGAGCCTGAACAATGGCCGGCCTACCTGCAGGCGGTTCTTCTTCGAATCAGTGGCTGGGCCTCAGGCTGTGCTTACCGCCGCTGGCAGGCTCGCCTGGAAGGTGGCGACGACCACACGCTGATCGATCTGCTGGCGATCAGGTTGAGCTGGGAAAGCCTGATTGATGACGGCAAGCGGCATCCGGGATCGGTGTTCAATCGCTGGCACAGCGCGTGGCTTGAGCACTTTCAGGCCGAAGACCGAGCGGATCGCGTGATCCGCCAGCTCTGGCAACGGGCCCACGAAATCAGTTACCAGCAGACTCTCTTCCAAGCTCTGGCCGCGCACCCGTCGGAGCCGGTGTCGCAGACCTCACCCGATGTTCAGGCGGTATTCTGTATCGATGTGCGCTCAGAGGTGTTCCGGCGTCATCTGGAGGGCCAATCCAAACACATCCAGACCTCGGGGTTCGCCGGCTTTTTCGGCCTGCCGATCAGCTACCGGCCTCTGGGCACTGAGGCCCGCCGGCCACAGCTGCCGGGCTTGCTGGCTCCGGCCCTGGACATTACGGACACGACCGGCGATCCGGCGGCTGACGACCAGCTGGTGCAACAGCGTCAGCAATCGTTGAAAAACCGTCTGAACTGGCGCGCATTCACCTCGGTTCCTGCATCGGCCTTTACCCTGGTGGAAACCCTCGGGCTTGGCTACGTGTCCAAACTGATCAAGCGCAGTGCCCCGGGTGCTGGCGGGATGAAAAAGGAACACGGGTGGTCCTCAGGCTCCGATCACACGGCCAGGCCGAGCCTGATTACTGCGCTGGGTAATGACCTGGAAGCCAAGACAGACTTGGCAACCCGGGTGCTGAAAGGCATGAATCTGACCCGGGACTTCGCGCCTCTGGTGCTGCTGGTGGGCCACGGAAGCCAGACCGAAAACAACCCCCAGCGGGCTGGTCTGGATTGCGGTGCCTGCTGCGGCCAAACCGGTGAGGTGAACGCCAGGGCGCTGGCCGCACTGCTGAACGATACCGAGGTGCGCCTGGCGCTGCGACACAACGGCATTAATGTGCCGGGGGATACCTGGTTCATCGCCGGGCTGCATAACACCACCACCGATGAGGTCACGCTGTTCGATACCGGTGAGACGCCGGCAGCATTAACCGCAAAGCTGGGCACACTGACCGATCAGCTTGCCGCTGCCGGGCAGGCGGCCCGCAGGGAACGGGCATCGGCACTGGGTCTGAAGCACCTGGAAGACAGCCCCGAAAAACTGCACAAGGCGGTGAAACGGCGCGCCAATGACTGGGCCCAGACCCGGCCGGAATGGGGGCTGGCGAACAACGCCGCGTTTGTGGTGGCGCCGCGGGCACGAACCCGCGGGCTGCCCCTGTATGGCCGAAGCTTTCTGCACGATTACGACCATCACACCGATCCCGGAGGCGAACTGCTGGAGCAGATCATGACCGCGCCGATGGTTGTCACCCACTGGATCAACATGCAGTACTACGCCTCCACCGTGGACAACCAACGCTACGGCAGTGGCAACAAAACCCTGCATAACGTGGTCGGCGGGCGGCTCGGCGTGTTTGAAGGCAACGGCGGCGACCTGCGCATTGGCCTGGCGTGGCAATCCATTCACGATGGCGAAGAGTTCCGGCACGAGCCGCTGCGGCTGACGGTCGTGATCAATGCGCCGAGGGCGTCGATTGAACGGGTAATGGCCAAGCACGAGGTTGTTAGACAGCTGGTGAATAACCGGTGGCTGTACCTGGCCCGCATGGAAGGCGATGACGTTGAGATCTATCAGCCTGGCACCGCGCAGCCCTGGTGTCTGAGTGCGACCGGCCTGCCCGCCCGAAACCAGATGTAA
- a CDS encoding exopolysaccharide biosynthesis protein yields MAQSQTPASLTDLLKRLRDNTRGQQQVSIGDLLDAVGQRSFGPVVLIAGLLTLAPLIGDIPGVPTLLGLLVLLTLGQLLFQRPAIWIPSQLSNRQLARDKLENGLDWMDRPARFIDRWTSQRLTWLVRGPGRYLTALICMLVAAALPAMELVPFSANGGGLALTLFGIALVADDGLFALLGILFTGGTLWIVISGLMGL; encoded by the coding sequence ATGGCCCAGAGTCAAACACCTGCCAGTCTGACCGACCTGCTGAAGCGCCTCCGGGACAATACTCGGGGCCAGCAGCAGGTTTCCATCGGCGACCTGCTGGACGCGGTGGGCCAGCGCTCGTTCGGCCCGGTCGTGCTCATCGCCGGCCTGCTGACCCTCGCCCCGCTGATTGGTGACATTCCCGGGGTACCTACCCTGCTCGGACTGCTCGTGCTGCTGACTCTCGGCCAGCTGCTGTTCCAGCGCCCCGCCATCTGGATACCCTCGCAGTTGTCCAACCGCCAGCTGGCGCGAGACAAACTCGAGAACGGCCTCGACTGGATGGACAGGCCGGCACGCTTTATCGATCGCTGGACCAGCCAGCGGCTGACCTGGCTGGTGCGCGGGCCCGGGCGCTATCTCACGGCACTGATCTGCATGCTGGTTGCGGCCGCCCTACCGGCCATGGAACTGGTGCCATTCAGCGCCAATGGCGGAGGGCTGGCCCTGACACTTTTCGGGATTGCCCTGGTGGCGGACGACGGGCTGTTCGCCCTGCTCGGCATCCTGTTCACCGGCGGGACCCTGTGGATAGTCATTTCCGGCCTAATGGGTTTATGA
- a CDS encoding NADH-quinone oxidoreductase subunit L has translation MDYLSTGWLFPGVYIAGCLLAFICGHGHWRIARITAQLGLFAAVLSGAWALLPFDSGSARHDALGLSVAVLVALLGWVIIRFSYRYLQGEPGQPRFVRALIFTLACVSVLVNSQHLAAIALAWCGTSVGLHYLLTFYRERKAAQIVAHKKFIVSRLADLSLLIALALIYASTGSLTLDTLNTQLAAMAELPAELHIAAALFALAAILKSAQLPLHGWLIQVMEAPTPVSALLHAGVVNIGGLVLIRLADLISVAPIAQFMLVIVGGLTALLAGLVVITRISIKVRLAWSTCAQMGFMLMEVGLGLYELALLHLVAHSLYKAYAFLSSGDTVNEARRKDLFTGLGQSSHLPWLLAAPLVTAALVVGTVTLWQLVVPSLHIPTAALLIVTFGLAPLFWLEYGNGPFHLFLGAFRVLALTQLYFLWHLVFAELTPASAEPSVPLTAWVLATIGTLYVAQTWLRCFPNGKFAERFYPWAYCGFYLDETFTRLTFKLWPARLSPVQAQTSFNRHPAHLGATK, from the coding sequence ATGGACTACCTATCAACTGGATGGCTCTTCCCCGGCGTCTATATCGCCGGCTGTTTACTGGCTTTCATCTGCGGGCATGGGCACTGGCGGATAGCCCGGATAACCGCGCAGCTGGGGCTGTTCGCCGCTGTACTGAGCGGAGCCTGGGCTCTGTTGCCGTTCGACAGCGGCTCTGCCCGCCACGACGCCCTTGGGCTTTCCGTCGCCGTTCTGGTCGCCCTGCTGGGCTGGGTCATTATTCGTTTCTCCTACCGTTACCTGCAGGGCGAGCCCGGTCAGCCACGGTTCGTGCGCGCGCTCATATTCACCCTGGCCTGTGTCAGTGTACTGGTTAACAGCCAACACCTTGCCGCCATCGCGCTGGCCTGGTGCGGCACCAGTGTCGGCCTGCATTACCTGCTGACCTTCTATCGGGAACGCAAAGCCGCCCAGATCGTCGCTCACAAGAAGTTCATCGTCAGCCGCCTGGCGGACCTGTCCCTGCTGATTGCTTTGGCGCTGATTTACGCAAGCACCGGCAGCCTGACCCTGGACACCCTGAACACGCAGCTGGCCGCCATGGCCGAACTGCCGGCCGAACTGCACATCGCCGCAGCCCTGTTTGCCCTCGCGGCCATTCTCAAGTCCGCCCAGCTGCCGTTGCATGGCTGGCTGATTCAGGTGATGGAAGCGCCGACACCGGTATCTGCTCTGCTGCACGCCGGCGTGGTGAACATCGGCGGACTGGTATTGATCCGGCTGGCCGACCTGATCAGCGTTGCGCCGATTGCGCAGTTCATGCTGGTGATTGTCGGTGGCCTGACCGCCCTGCTTGCCGGGCTGGTGGTGATAACGCGCATCAGCATCAAGGTTCGGCTGGCGTGGTCGACCTGTGCCCAGATGGGATTCATGCTGATGGAAGTCGGGCTGGGGCTATACGAACTGGCGCTGTTGCATCTGGTTGCCCACTCCCTCTACAAGGCTTATGCCTTCCTGAGTTCCGGCGATACCGTCAATGAAGCGCGTCGGAAAGACCTGTTTACCGGGCTGGGGCAGTCATCGCACTTGCCCTGGCTGCTGGCCGCGCCACTGGTGACGGCGGCACTGGTTGTCGGCACGGTGACGCTCTGGCAACTGGTGGTGCCGTCCCTGCACATACCGACAGCCGCACTGCTGATCGTCACCTTCGGCCTGGCACCGCTGTTCTGGCTGGAATACGGCAACGGCCCGTTCCACCTGTTCCTGGGCGCATTCCGGGTGCTGGCGCTGACCCAGCTCTACTTCCTCTGGCACCTGGTGTTTGCAGAGCTGACTCCGGCGTCCGCCGAGCCATCGGTGCCGCTGACAGCCTGGGTGCTCGCAACCATCGGCACCCTCTACGTTGCCCAGACCTGGCTGCGCTGTTTCCCCAACGGCAAATTCGCCGAACGCTTCTACCCCTGGGCGTACTGCGGGTTCTATCTGGATGAAACCTTCACCCGACTGACGTTCAAGCTCTGGCCCGCCCGCCTGAGCCCGGTGCAGGCACAAACCTCGTTCAATCGCCATCCGGCACACTTGGGAGCCACCAAATGA
- a CDS encoding class I SAM-dependent methyltransferase — MTKDKYWLMGPVYDALSWVFAGNSIYQCKCSMLNEPWLKPGDRVLFAGVGHGKEAIYAAERGAKVTVVDLSEAMLSKFRDAVAKTGKDLDVRIIHADIFKVEEFGEYDMVTGNFFFNLFPREMIPEVLDHLKKLARKDGYIVISDFAYPQGNPLAKLFKNAYWYTAILIFWATTGAAIHPVYDYRHYMVQAGLKMRDLKHTPFLGINAYTSMLGQRLS; from the coding sequence ATGACCAAGGACAAATACTGGCTGATGGGCCCGGTTTACGATGCGTTGAGCTGGGTCTTTGCTGGCAATTCCATTTACCAGTGCAAGTGCAGCATGCTGAACGAGCCCTGGCTCAAACCAGGTGACAGAGTGCTTTTCGCCGGTGTCGGTCACGGGAAAGAAGCCATCTACGCCGCCGAGCGGGGCGCGAAAGTGACCGTGGTGGATTTGTCCGAAGCGATGCTCAGCAAGTTCCGGGACGCGGTAGCCAAGACCGGCAAAGACCTCGATGTGCGCATCATCCACGCCGATATCTTCAAGGTGGAAGAGTTCGGCGAGTACGACATGGTGACCGGCAATTTCTTCTTTAACCTGTTCCCGCGGGAGATGATTCCCGAAGTGCTCGACCACCTCAAAAAGCTGGCTCGAAAGGACGGCTACATCGTCATCAGTGATTTCGCCTACCCCCAGGGCAACCCGCTGGCCAAGCTGTTCAAGAACGCTTACTGGTACACCGCCATCCTGATCTTTTGGGCAACCACCGGCGCGGCCATTCACCCGGTCTACGACTACCGGCATTACATGGTACAAGCCGGCCTTAAAATGCGGGATCTCAAACACACGCCCTTCCTCGGCATCAACGCCTACACCTCCATGTTGGGGCAACGCCTCTCCTGA